TGCTGACGTCCACGGCCGCCCTGCACCCCGCCACCCGCGACTGGCTGGCCGGCGCCGGCCAGGGCGACGTCGTCGTCCTCGGTGGCCAGGCGGCGGTGTCGGAGGCGGTCGAGACGGCGCTGGTCGACGCGGGCCACGAGGTGACGCGGATCGACGGTGCCACCCGGTTCGAGACGGCGGTGGCGGTCGCTGATCGGTTGTGGGCGTCCCCCGCGGCCGGGCGGGTCCTCGCGGCAGGCGAGCTGGAGACCGACTGGGCCCATGCCCTGGCGCTGGCCGGGATGGCGGCCGATCGCGACCAGCCGCTCCTGCTGACCCTTCGTGACCAGCTGCCGGAGCCCACCGGTACGGCGCTGTGCAGCACCGACGGACCCCGTCCGTACCTGCTGGGCGTCCCGGACCCGGCCGCCGGACTCCTGGCCGACCTGGCAGCCATCTGCTGAGGCACGGAAACGCCCCGGCCGACGCGACACGTCGACCGGGGCACACGGCCTCGGCACACGGTGCAGCAGGGAGACGAGCGTCCCACGTCGAACCCAGTGCGTCGACGGGATCATGACCGACCGTCCGAGCCTGCTGGAGTCCGTCATCCAGGACATGGGCGTGGCCTACTGATCCTGCGGTCCGCCGAAGGTCCCCGCCGGCGGGGGCACGACGGCCCTTCGTGACCGGACTGGCCGTCCCACCATGAGGGCATGGGCACCGCCATCCGCACCGAGGGCCTGACCAAGGTCTACGGACGGCTGCGTGCCCTCGACGACCTGGACCTCGAGGTCCCCGAGGGTGTGGTGTTCGGCTACCTCGGCCCCAACGGGTCGGGCAAGTCGACCACCATCCGGATGCTCGTCGGCCTGCTCCGCCCCACCGCCGGCCGTGCCACCGTGCTCGGCCACGACGTCGTCGACGACCGCCTGGCCGTGCAGTCGCTCGTCGGGTACCTGCCCGGCGACTTCACCGCCCCTCCCCGCCTGACCGGTAGCGAGTACCTCCGGTACCTGACCGGCCTGCGACGAACACACGCCATGCCCGAGGCCGAGCTCCTGGCAAAGCGGCTCGGCCTGGACCTCGACCGGCGCATCGGTGAGCTGTCCCACGGCAATCGGCAGAAGGTCGGGTTGGTCCAGGCGTTCATGCACCATCCGCCGGTGCTCGTCCTCGACGAACCAACCTCCGGCCTGGACCCACTCGTCCAGCGGGAGTTCCTCGCCATGGTCCGTGAGGCCCGCGACGCCGGCACGACCGTCCTCCTGTCCTCCCATGTCCTGTCGGAGGTCGAGGCCGTCGCCGACGTCGTCGCCATCCTCCGGGAGGGCTGCTTGGTCGCCGTGGAGTCCACCGAGGACCTGCGCCATCGGGCACGTCGACACGTCGACCTCACCTTCGCCGACAGCCCACCGGCGACCGAGCTGGCCGCCGTCCCCGGCGTGCAGGCGGTGACGGTCCTCGGCCACACCGCATCGGTCCTCGTGGAGGGGTCGATGCGCGAGCTGTGGCAGGCCGCCGCGCCGCACGGCATCGAGGACGTCACCAGCCACGAGGCCGACCTCGAGGAGATCTTCCTCACCTACTACTCGGGGGAGGGGCAGCCATGACCGTCGTCCTCCTCCGCACCCTCCGGGACCTCCGCCGAGGCCTGATCGGCTGGACCCTCGGCGTTGTCTCCCTCGTCGCCGTGATGGCGTGGGTGTGGCCATCGATGCAGGACATCCCCGACCTGGACGCCCTGCTGGCCAACTACCCCGAGCCGATGCGCGAGCTGTTCAACATCGACGCGTTCTCCACCGGTGCGGGGTTCTTCAACGCCGAGCTGTTCAGCCTCGTGGTTCCCATCCTGTTCGCCATCTTCGGGATCTCCCGCGGCGCTCGGTTACTCGCCGGGCAGGAGGAGGCCGGCCACCTCGAGGTCACCCTCGCCCAGCCCGTCCCCCGCTGGCGGGTCCTCGCCGGCCACGCCCTGGCCCTCGCAGCAGCCATGACCGTCCTCGGCACGGCGTTGCTGGCAAGCCTGGCGGTGGCCAACGTCGTCGTCGACGTCGGCCTCGGGCTCGCCGACATGACCGCGGCCTCGGTCTCGATGGTGCTGTTCGGCATCGAGTTCGGCCTGATCGCCCTGGCGGTCGGTGCCGCCACGGGTCGGCGGGGCCTGGCCATGGCGGTCGCGTCGGTCGCGGCCATCGCGGCGTACCTGCTGTACGCGCTCAGCAAGCTGGTCGACCCCCTCGACGGCTGGGAGGTCATCTCCCCGGTCCAGCACGCCCTGCGCGACGGCCCGCTCGGCACCGGCTGGTCGCCCGGCTCGCTGCTGGCCATGGCCGCCGTGGCCCTCTCGGTGACCCTGCTGGCCATGCCGATGCTCCACCGCCGGGACATCCACGGATGAATTTCGTCCAGTTGCCTCAGGTCGACAGGTCCCCTGCCGAGGAGGGCACGTGAGGGGACTCACCTGCAAGGAGACCGGTCTCGTGACGACGAACACCGCGACGCTGCCAGTACTCAGTCCGTTGATGGGTTTCGACGAGGCCTCGGCCATCGTCGTGGACTTCCTCAAGGAACACATCCCGCTGGGCTACTGGGCGGTCACCCGCTACGACGGGTACCGCCAGCTGTACCTCGAGGTGCGCGACGACGTGTACGGCGTCGGTCCGGGCGACTCCCACGCGTGGGACGACTCGTTCTGCGTGCACATGCTCGCGGGAGACGGCCCCCAGATCGCGCCCGACGCCATGGCGGTGCCGGCCTACCGGGCTGCTCCCGTGGGGAAGGCCATCGATATCGGCGCTTACGTCGGCATCCCGATCGTGCACGGCAGCGGTGAGGTGTTCGGCACGCTCTGCGGTCTCGACCCCGCGGCCCAGCCGGACGAGCTGGAGGAAAACGCGGCGCTCCTCGCCCTCCTGTCCAACCTGCTGACGATGATCCTCGACGTCGACCTGGCCCGTAGCGAGGAGGCGCGCAAGCGCGAACGGGCCGAGATCGCCGCGGACACCGACGTGCTGACCGGCCTGCTCAACCGACGTGGCTGGGAACGAGCCATGTCGCTGGAGGAGGACCGGTTCCGTCGCTTCGGCCACCCGGGATCGGTGATCGTGATCGACCTCGACCGGCTGAAGGTGATCAACGACACCCTGGGCCACCAGGCCGGCGACGACTACATACGTCGCGCCGGGCAGACACTGACGGGCTGCCTGTCACGCGAGGACTACATCGCCCGGCTCGGCGGCGACGAGTTCGCCATCATGGCGACCGACGCCACGCCCGAGGAGTCCGCGGCCATCGTCGACCGGATCTACGCCGAGTTCGCGGCGGCAGGGGTTGCGGGCTCGATCGGCTGTGCGCCCTACACCATCGTTGCGGGCTTCCCCGGGGCGTTCGACGCCGCGGACAAGGCCATGTACGAGGAGAAGCGGCGCCGCCGCGCATCCGAGGGCTGACCCACCACGAACACACGACCGCCCGCCACGAGAAGTGGCGGGCGGTCGTCGTTCGGGTCGGCCTGTGGCCTACGGCGTCTCGACCAGGTGGTCGAACTCGATGAAGGAGTCGCCGCTCATGGCGATGGTCTGGTTGGCCTGCACCCCGCGGATGATGACGCTGACCTTCAGGTTGCCGATTTCCGTGCCCGCGAGGGCGTCGTCGATGTCGGTCTCGAAGTCGAACTCGGGGTTGGCACCGGTCATGGGCACGTTCTCGTACACCTCGTCGACGAGCGTCGCGGTGTTGAAGCCGCTGTGGGAACCGGTCACCGTGACCTCGACCGTCAGCAGGCCAGCGGTGGCACCCAGGCCGAAGAAGTCGGTGGTGGCGATCGTGCCGCGGACGGTGCCGGCGGTGTCCAGCACGTAGGTCAGGCCGTCCTCCTGCGGGAAGTCGTAGGACAGCCCGAGGCCGGCCTCGTTGGCGACGCCCGCCACGTAGGCGCAGCCCTCGCTGTCCTGGCCTGACCTCGTTGCCAGGTGCAGGTGGTCGGCGTCACCACCGCAGTCGTCGCGGCGGAGGAAGTATCTCTCGTCCTCGCTGACCAGGTCGGCGGCGATGGCGAAGGTCGAGAACCCGACGGCCATCAGGGCGGCCAGGCAAAGGATGGCAAGGATGCGGCGCATGGGAAGTCTCCAGTTGTCGAAGGGTCGCGACGGTCAGTTCGACACCCAGCGGCGGATCTCCTGCCTCCGTCGTGGAGGGATGGGCCGGGCGGTCTGTTAGCGATCCGTTAGCGGGGTGTGGCCACCATGTCGTGCACCTCGCGCGACTGGAGTAGCGGAATGACGCCGGTTCGAACGACGAACACGATCGCCCTCGCGGCGGTGGTGGCAGTGGTCATGGCTCTGCTGCCAGCGATCGTGCCGCCTGCGTGGGCGCAGGCACCCGCGGGCGACCCCGTCGAACGGGTCGGGGGTACCGACCGGGTGGCCACCGCGGTCGCGGCCTCGCAGCGGTTCTACGACCGGACCGACACCGCCGTGCTGGCCACCGCCATCCGCTACCCCGACGCGCTGGCCGCAGGCCCCCTCGCCCGTGCCGTCCGCGGCCCGATCCTCCTTACGCCGAGCGAGGTGTTGCCGCAGTCCGTCAGGGACGAGCTCGTCCGCCTGGGGGTCGACACCGTCCTCGTCGTCGGTGGGGACGCGGCGGTCAGTGACACCGTCGTCGAGGGCATGCGCGCGGACGGCCTGCAGGTCGAGCGCATCAGCGGACCCGAACGCTTCGCCACCGCCGAGGCGGTCGCGCGCTGGATGGCCGAGCGGTACTCGCTGGCCAGCGCGACCCTAGCGCGGGGACGGGGCGACACCCCCGACGACGGGTTTGCCGACGCGTTGACCGCGGCGACGCTCGGGATGCTGGCCGACCGCCGACCCACCGTCCTGACCGAACGCGACGTCCTGCCGGCACCCACCGCGGCGGTCCTGGGGGAGGTGTCCGACACCGCCCTGCTCGTCGGCGGGACGGCGGCCATCTCCACCGACGTCGCCACCGCCGTCCACGGGCTGGTCGACGACCTCGATCGCGTCCAGGGGCGCAACCGAGCGGAGACCTCGGTCAACCTCGCCGAGATGGTCATCGAGCGGGTCGGTCCGCCCCGCCAGGTCCTCGTGGTCACCGGGTCGACGTTCCCCGACAGCCTCGTGGCCGGCGGACTGACCGAGCTGATCGGGGCGCCAGTGCTGCTGGTCCCGTCCAACCTCGTCGACGGGTTC
The nucleotide sequence above comes from Euzebya pacifica. Encoded proteins:
- a CDS encoding ABC transporter permease subunit, whose product is MTVVLLRTLRDLRRGLIGWTLGVVSLVAVMAWVWPSMQDIPDLDALLANYPEPMRELFNIDAFSTGAGFFNAELFSLVVPILFAIFGISRGARLLAGQEEAGHLEVTLAQPVPRWRVLAGHALALAAAMTVLGTALLASLAVANVVVDVGLGLADMTAASVSMVLFGIEFGLIALAVGAATGRRGLAMAVASVAAIAAYLLYALSKLVDPLDGWEVISPVQHALRDGPLGTGWSPGSLLAMAAVALSVTLLAMPMLHRRDIHG
- a CDS encoding ABC transporter ATP-binding protein, giving the protein MGTAIRTEGLTKVYGRLRALDDLDLEVPEGVVFGYLGPNGSGKSTTIRMLVGLLRPTAGRATVLGHDVVDDRLAVQSLVGYLPGDFTAPPRLTGSEYLRYLTGLRRTHAMPEAELLAKRLGLDLDRRIGELSHGNRQKVGLVQAFMHHPPVLVLDEPTSGLDPLVQREFLAMVREARDAGTTVLLSSHVLSEVEAVADVVAILREGCLVAVESTEDLRHRARRHVDLTFADSPPATELAAVPGVQAVTVLGHTASVLVEGSMRELWQAAAPHGIEDVTSHEADLEEIFLTYYSGEGQP
- a CDS encoding sensor domain-containing diguanylate cyclase, giving the protein MTTNTATLPVLSPLMGFDEASAIVVDFLKEHIPLGYWAVTRYDGYRQLYLEVRDDVYGVGPGDSHAWDDSFCVHMLAGDGPQIAPDAMAVPAYRAAPVGKAIDIGAYVGIPIVHGSGEVFGTLCGLDPAAQPDELEENAALLALLSNLLTMILDVDLARSEEARKRERAEIAADTDVLTGLLNRRGWERAMSLEEDRFRRFGHPGSVIVIDLDRLKVINDTLGHQAGDDYIRRAGQTLTGCLSREDYIARLGGDEFAIMATDATPEESAAIVDRIYAEFAAAGVAGSIGCAPYTIVAGFPGAFDAADKAMYEEKRRRRASEG